TTATAATGGGTATGTCTGTCCCTAAGAACAACGAATAATGGCCTTGTGGCCATCTGGCTGAAAAtgcaatacaataaaaaatataccataGAGCAGGGAAAACTTCTTGGACCGTCGTTGGTATATTAGGTACTTGGTTCGTATCAAAAATTGGTAGTATCTCATTTGGAATTCTCAGTGCTGGTCCAGAATTAGGGAGTTATTTGCTTCCGGGAGTATGTTGTCCAGTTATTAGgatacagatatataaataagagtCAGAAGGTGATTACAGGTACTCCGCTGTTGTTAGTCGACATCTAGTGATCAAAGTCTTCAATAATAGAGCCTTTATTAAAAACTCCTTTTACAAAGACTGTTCCGCCATTTTTTTAACATAGCAGCCACGCAAATCCTTGTAGGTGATTATGAAACGATAgctaaaattatcatcatcatcatatcaaccaatacagggcacgggtcgcctcccacaacgagcagggagttaaggccgtagtccacctcgctggcaaagagtggattggtagacttcacacgcctttgagaactttttggagaacatgcaggtttcctcacgatgttttcctttacgtgctccgataacttagaaaagttagaggtgcatactgggattcgaactcgtccccccaaAACTAAACAATTACTATTTCTCTCTCTTAATCTATTCCCGTGGGATCGAAGTAAAGTCAAGGTCAAGCCGCAGCGTCCATCCTGCATCCTAAGTCGCGTTCAGGGaacgaccaatcacaagactcGAATTCAAGCAAGTCTTGCCATTGGTCACACGCAGGAGGAAAGGTTGACCGCGTTTAAAAACGCAAATTCTttcaatagtaataattgacggaccgaaCTGATGGCCCACTTGATTGTTAGTGGCAAACTGTCGCCTATaagcagagcaacacttcgcagggcatgcaagtcaACCTccggcgtaggtgttaagcctcatgtgcctgtaattacaccggcccTTCTGACCGGAACTCAGAATGCTGCTTACAGCAGATATTAACAAGACAGTAGCAGGTAGTTAGTCAATAAGAGCTTCACTATTTACCCACTTACTACTGTAAAATCTAAGAGATTTTACTTCTACACAGACTTTTATAGGTGCAGTGAGTAGGCactcgtaggtacctactaaattaaaatctacaGAATctgattttcaatattttattttataacatggtAGGTTGTAGGTATAATTATAGCTAATAATTTTATCTAATCTGATagttttcaatattaaatacctactgccTACCTTCATATCGGCCCACAGTGTcgtattatcttaatataaaaagataCCGTACCGGGTTATAGGtacgtttaaatttaaatgtaagtaattaaaagcGAATCTGAATTTGCACTtgataagaataaaagaaaaaatctttaaaaaaaccaaagtcATTTTACAAAACATTTATCAAATCAGCTTCTTCTAGATCCTATATAGGAGATGTCATGAAGTGATGCCTTGTACAGGATCTATTAGAAGCTGTGGATTTCTCGAAAACACTAATCATCGGGTGGGCTATGTGATTGGTAcgtcaattattgttttaaaaaaaaaaaaactgtatttcgGATTATAGTACATTACGCATTTTTACTGTGTGTTAACAGAATGCCGTGGCAAAGACCGCCAGATGTGCCAGTTGGTAGAGTATGGGGCCGGTTCAGAGGCAGGGAGCGGGATGGTTCCCCACCACTCATGTAAGTTACCTTCAGACAAATATTAAGTAGCTAGTTCGGCTCTGGCCGATATTAAACGGAGTTGTCTACATGGCACTATATACTGCGACCAAGCGGTCATAGTATATACTCTTCATGGTCTACAACAATGCTTAACAAACTTTGACTTGTGAAAatttttacggccgattggcgcagggaGCGGCGGCGGTGCTTGCTGAGTCCCATagcttgaaaatgtttgtgtgccgaacatgaatgtttttttttatattataagtacattcctactaatgttataaatgtcaatgtaagtttgtttgttacgctttcacgcaaaaactacttaaccgatcctcatgaaactttgtacacatattcttggaattgttagaagtaatataggatacttgttatcccgacattaagctcggttcctttggcagAGGCgataagtgtttgacgattttacaccttaactccgacaaattaaaaccgatttaaataattatttttgtatatgtgtttaattttgcccaaactttgtgtggatctgaatgtggttggagatagaggacagaactcctcagcggacagaagcaaacccctcatttaaggcttagcgatactgaatactttaattttttttagaactacaactaaactgAACGCCacctcaaaaaacaaaatcaaacgcagacgaatatttgttcttaataatattcatcactcatctttgTACCCAAAGCACAGCTGCTGCGGTTGCTCTAGGGCtgggagatgtgtgtattgtcgtagtatatttatttattattacaaagggTTTTACTTGTATGGGCGAAAACAGGAACGCACACAAAATGAGATAGGAAATAAAAGTAGTAGATGAGCACAAATATCGATGGTCAAAAATTATTTCCAACAGTGTAATTACAAATAATAGATAAACccaaaattttatatcatttcttATAAGTACATCTTGTTATCAGAAACAGAAGGCGTAAATGGTCGCCCAAAACTTCGGGAGATTAAGAGCTACGTCTGGTCGCATGAAATGGCTTCGTAGCATTTCACGTTGCAGTTTCATGCGTTGCGAATTGGAGTCGCGTAGCTAACTTTTAACAATTGCGAATGTAATAATGTAGTAACTTTGATgttttgaaaccttcaatcacgtaaacattgtcaACATGATTGCATTTTAACGTTTTGCTTCAAATTTCGCTTGCTTGATCTTTATTATCAAATGCGTATTCTAGCCTTAGTTTACTCGTATACAGAGACAAATGTTTAAACAAGAAATTCTTATTGGATAGAAAAAGGcgttactccgcgaaaagcaggagattaaagaaattataaattacacaatacaatcagtattgtgtggagtataaagattaaagaaattataaattacacaatacaatcagtattgtgtaatttataatttctttaatctttatactccacacaaaacagatctttagTTTAATGAGTAAGATAAGTTATTATGTTGGTATCTTACCAAAATACTATAATACCCAGTAGGTACCTTATTTAACAGAAAGCTCATTTCGCTTTCAGGTGTCTATCGAGGCATAATATAATGgtaattttgtattaatattacaGGTATCAAATAAGGGACATGGAAGAACCTTATAGAAAACCATGCTTGGACTTGATGCAGGAAACTTTCATACGTGATGAGCCTATTTGTCAAGCTTTAGGTAACTTTTAAGTTATAACAGTCAACGTCATCGGCAAAAGTAGTATAGCACACAGTTGGGCATTCATTCAGGTTTCCGGTACCATAGGAGACCTAGCTTTAGCTAGACTATTAGTTGGTAGGCTTAGGAATCAGATTTTGACTAGTGACGATgtctaaagttttttataatataagagcATTCGAAATcggtattttgaaaatattttttatgaactttATCTTGTACAGGTATCTCCTCGGACCCAGAATCAATCGAAACAATACGGAAAAACTGGGAGGAGATCCTGTTGCAACAGATCTCTATCGCCTGCTTTACAGAGGAAGATGGTGAGCCCAAAGACCTAGTCGGCTTTAACATATTGATGGTTAAATGCAAGGATGATGAAGAGGAAGACATTACGAAGGTACGTAGGGGATAATAGAAATTGACTCTGATAATTTGCGTTCCCAAGGGTGTCCGAGGGTTATTCCAAAAACTCCATGTCCCTTTCTcctcttttttatgtttaggAAGGGAGTCATCTGTAGTGCCGGACCCATACAAGCTAAAAACCTCTCCTGCCTTCTAAGCGTTAATGTTAACATCGTCTACTTTACCTTCCTTACTTTGGAccgccgattggcacagtgggcagtgaccgtgctttctaaatccaaggctgtgggttcgttttatttgtgtgatgaacatgaatgttttcagtatcTAGGTGTTTATACAACGTGccaatgaaaaccgaaatattacttttagtgttgcccaaatgcaagaacaagacgagacttagccagtcttggtcttggtcttgcgccaatacacctggtcttggtcttggttttggtcttgcgctcccagtcttggtcttggtcttggtcttgcagcaagagtcttgcaagtcttgcaattacctattagtctattactatttattaaagtttactttaaatcttagaaaaacgtattagaattggaacattgtgagcttgaattaacatagccatagtaaagatcaagcagattaataaataactgaagatttgataagaaattcgaaaaatcaactgacctatatgtcgttttccatggaagtaactgtttcttaataaacatttatgatttataagcttacatttgctaaaacatgtaaaaaaacaaattaattacaataacttgactgtattttaaagaacaatacttatctgtctagaaagagattgaaccctcaacttataagaaatttaataaaagagttttacgatttatcatttatttgaataaaaaataaaatacaacacaaatcaaccgctttatcattaggttatgatactttatatcaattcttttgaccaagaattaatacaaagtaaccatctggctgactcatcacttaacctatttctatgttttctaattactaatgatgctttagaaaataacctctcagcaggtactgaagttgcaggtattgagagaaaatcacgggccattttcgataaaatcggatactctgtctcatgcgtcctccaccaatctaaaatgtcttccgagctggcagttcttggttttctcaggtactcctccaactcgtctatcactaagccttgaagacaagatccagatgacgtcgagggacattcatagagtttatcaaagtctattacgtcttcatcttcatcacatactttattgtctttttctggtaattccagagatttgttcagtgagtgtagacttttatattcttcataaagttcattgaacttgcgcagactttctgttttaagttgcttcccccacattgtcaggtcaaaagtctgagccttatgccttgggtctaaaattgggtcaccaagttttgtacttaaaagtttaaagtttattagaaatttatgtaatttttcgagtacctgccattcattagctgtgatttgaaaatcattcaattcggtgacagaactgcacaatatgtcaatgcccgctctcacttttaaaccaaatccaatcatataatgtgtggaattccatctcgttggacagtcaagaatggcatttagatttgatggcacgccagctgcttcacaagcagactgaaacttcttcttcactatctcacttctttttattttactggaaatactgcgtaactttgttacagatgtacgcgagtcagcaatatttggtgcagattcttcatcttcctcatcctcagtttcgtctgcatagtcttcgtactgctgatcttgcgcgttagtgtcagactcacagtgtaatgctaaggtctttaataaatcttgtacaccaaggtttaaaatgtgagcaaagcaccggaaatgttgattgtctgaatcaaagtgtggcggcagctgtttgcccagttcatacataaatttggtatttgcagttgcgttgtcgaccgtgataccttgtattttatcaattatgccatattccaataaacattcatggaaaatcgttgcaatatcttccccagtatgtcgaccgcgtgatggtataaaatcaagaactacagatcgatacttccattcgttgtctatataatgaatagtaaccccgtagtaactcctaccagcaattgacgtccacccatcaatggtaaacgacattttagatgataatggttgaagtcgttccttgagattcaattggagctcttcaaatcgctctttgactttccttctaagtgtagaccttttaggaaacaccatattagggcaaatacgtcgaaaatatacttgtgtagcttcgtcatcgaaaaatgagaagggaagatattttttcaccacccaatcaactgtagctgtcgtgatgttgtcactgctgttttccgactgaaacaaaacaataaatcttgtgttattatttaaaacatactaggtttgagcgtataagaggaggaggtttgttgttgttaaatcgagaaaatcgttaaattgatatttgttatattaaggttgcactgtactgtaatttaccaaaataaagtacttagttgttactggccgattaaatgaaaatatgggtgtttataagaaatatttaagacgataattacatacttaatatgtcgcacccctagatgaaaacaccactaactcaaaaatacttacgtaagttaatggcgtttttgaaagtatcgcatgaatagctacgcggagttaaaattcttttaactgttaaaaaaatattcttacctgtccacttcttccagcggttactaaaaagcttgtgatatctccacttaattttggtttaacaggaagaaatat
This is a stretch of genomic DNA from Pararge aegeria chromosome 12, ilParAegt1.1, whole genome shotgun sequence. It encodes these proteins:
- the LOC120628219 gene encoding uncharacterized protein LOC120628219, with protein sequence MPWQRPPDVPVGRVWGRFRGRERDGSPPLMYQIRDMEEPYRKPCLDLMQETFIRDEPICQALGISSDPESIETIRKNWEEILLQQISIACFTEEDGEPKDLVGFNILMVKCKDDEEEDITKVKGDSWRKCLKTLVCAEKLVDVFEHYNVDKYLSSSGLTVLPGHRGQNIGARLIDVRKELCKPFGIKAACTVFTAKTSQVLAAKCNYQVIATLPYADMVKHGVDLSGCSTAEAKVMGIQFE